In Chryseobacterium sp., the genomic window TCTTTCTGGAATTTAACGATCGCTGTAATGGTCTGTAATAAGGTATTCTGACGCTGATTAATAGCATCGATATACCATTTGGCAGCATCCAGCTTCTGTTTGATAAATAAGGCAGCCTGCTTGTGTTCGGATGAATTTTTATCATGTGAATACGTTGTAAGAATATCTTTATACTCTTCAGAGACTCTCAGCGTAGGCGCATTCTTGCTGTTAAGCATAGGAATTACCTGACCATCTTTTACCTGGATCACAAAATCCGGGATAATTTCCTGGTTGATGGTAATAGTCTGGGTATCGAAATTCCCACCCACTTTAGGCGATAATTTGGAAATTTCATCTAAAGCGTCTTTCAGATCATCTTCTTCAATATCATATTTCTGAATGATTTTATTATAATGCTTATTTGTTAAAGCATCAAACTGATATCTCAAAATATTGGCAGCCAGAGAAACTGCTTTATCTGAACTGACCTTCTTTTCTATCTGAAGCAGTAAACATTCCTGCAATCCCCTTGCCCCTACACCGGACGGATCCAGTTTCTGGATATAATTCTCAAGGATATCTTCCACTTTTTCTTTGGTCGTATAAATTCCCTGTGAAAAAGCAAGATCATCAACAATAGATTTGATCTCTCTTCTCAAATATCCGTCGGTATCCAGGTTTCCGATCACATATTCTGCAATCCTTAAATCTTCATCATTAATATTAACCAAATGGATCTGCTCCATCAAATAATCATATAATGACTGCCCTTCCGTTAAAAGGCTTTCGTTGTCAAATTCCTCATCATCAGGAGAATAGTTGCTGGATGCCGTTTTATAG contains:
- the rpoN gene encoding RNA polymerase factor sigma-54, whose product is MLKQHLQLKLGQKLAPQQIQLMKLIQLHTLEFEEELERELEENPALEIAKEDSKEEEYSSLEDAYQDEGTESIETDFDVNEYLYDDEPSYKTASSNYSPDDEEFDNESLLTEGQSLYDYLMEQIHLVNINDEDLRIAEYVIGNLDTDGYLRREIKSIVDDLAFSQGIYTTKEKVEDILENYIQKLDPSGVGARGLQECLLLQIEKKVSSDKAVSLAANILRYQFDALTNKHYNKIIQKYDIEEDDLKDALDEISKLSPKVGGNFDTQTITINQEIIPDFVIQVKDGQVIPMLNSKNAPTLRVSEEYKDILTTYSHDKNSSEHKQAALFIKQKLDAAKWYIDAINQRQNTLLQTITAIVKFQKDYFITGDEKSLRPMILKDVADITGFDISTISRVVKSKYADTPNGIVYLKDLFSDSLTNDDGEEVSTKEIKTHLLEVISKENKRKPLTDDALVVILKEQGYNIARRTIAKYREQLNIPVARLRKEL